The following proteins come from a genomic window of Platichthys flesus chromosome 1, fPlaFle2.1, whole genome shotgun sequence:
- the ca7 gene encoding carbonic anhydrase 7, producing MTGNHWGYGKEDGPSVWHNNYPVAQGKRQSPIDIIPQQASHDPSLGPIILNYDQCTSTNISNNGHSVVVEFDDSDDRSVIQGGPLDNPYRLKQFHFHWGGKGCHGSEHTVAGNSYASELHLVHWNAVKYRTFGEAAAAPDGLAVLGIFLETGDDHRWLHTITDALYMVKFKGSVTDFKRFNPKCLLPSSLQYWTYLGSLTTPPLHESVTWIVLKEPIIVSDKQMGKFRLLLFSGEEEDQRKRMENNFRPPQPLQGRKVRSSN from the exons ATGACAGGGAACCACTGGGGATATGGAAAGGAGGACG GTCCCTCTGTATGGCACAACAACTACCCTGTGGCCCAGGGCAAgcggcagtctcccatcgacaTCATACCCCAGCAGGCTTCACATGACCCCAGTCTGGGCCCGATCATCCTCAACTATGATCAGTGTACCTCCACCAACATCTCCAATAACGGACACTCTGTGGTTGTGGAGTTCGACGACTCGGATGACCGTTCAG tgaTCCAGGGGGGCCCTCTCGACAACCCCTACAGACTGAAACAGTTTCATTTCCACTGGGGCGGAAAGGGCTGCCACGGCTCTGAGCACACTGTAGCAGGAAATAGCTACGCTTCTGAG CTTCATTTAGTTCACTGGAACGCTGTGAAGTACAGGACGTTTGGTGAAGCGGCAGCAGCTCCCGACGGCCTCGCTGTCCTCGGCATCTTCCTAGAG ACAGGTGACGACCACAGATGGCTCCACACGATAACAGACGCTCTGTACATGGTGAAGTTTAAG GGCAGCGTCACCGATTTCAAACGTTTCAACCCCAAGTGCCTGTTACCCAGCAGCCTCCAGTACTGGACCTACCTGGGCTCACTGACCACGCCCCCTCTACACGAGAGCGTCACCTGGATCGTCCTGAAGGAGCCAATCATCGTGTCTGATAAACAG ATGGGCAAGTTTCGATTGCTCCTGTTctctggagaggaagaggatcaGAGGAAACGCATGGAAAACAACTTCAGGCCTCCCCAGCCTCTCCAGGGAAGGAAAGTGCGCTCCTCTAATTAA
- the nae1 gene encoding NEDD8-activating enzyme E1 regulatory subunit translates to MAATQASKEQKYDRQLRLWGDHGQESLENAHVCLINATATGTEILKNLVLPGIGAFTIVDGHTVSGEDVGNNFFLSNNSIGKNRAQAATELLQELNSDVSGNFVEESPDKLLDNDPEFFHRFTIVIGVHLPESTCLRLGSALWSASVPFLVCRTYGLIGYMRLAVQEHTVIESHPDNALEDLRLDQPFSELKKHIQSYDLDKMDKKDHSHTPWVIIVAKYLEKWLSEHNCQPPKNYNEKEEFRQIIREGLLKNENGFPEDEENFEEAIKNVNTALNPTKIHSALEDLFNSEQCNNITSQTPTFWVMLRAVKEFVHSEGNGSLPVRGTIPDMIADSQKFINLQNVYREKALQDAAAVSKHVERLLQSVAKPPESICEKDIKLFCKNASFLRVVRCRSLAEEYSVESVNKDEITSSMDSPDSEMVFYLMLRAVDRFYQQHSRYPGVYNYQVEDDISKLKLCVNSLLQEYSLNVNIKDDYIHEFCRYGAAEPHTVAAFLGGCAAQEAIKIVSHQFVPFSNTFIYNAMSQTSATLNL, encoded by the exons ATGGCAGCAACACAAGCCTCCAAAGAGCAGAAATACGACAGACAGCTGAG GTTGTGGGGAGACCATGGTCAGGAGTCACTGGAGAACGCTCACGTCTGCCTCATCAACGCCACAGCAACTGGGACCGAGATCCTGAAGAACCTGGTGCTGCCAG gtaTCGGCGCATTCACCATAGTCGATGGGCACACAGTGTCTGGAGAAGATGTTGGAAACAA CTTTTTCCTGAGCAACAACAGCATTGGAAAG AACCGAGCACAGGCCGCCACTGAGCTGCTCCAAGAACTGAACAGCGATGTCTCTGGGAACTTTGTGGAGGAG AGTCCAGACAAACTTCTTGACAACGATCCAGAGTTTTTCCACAGGTTTACCATAGTCATCGGTGTCCATTTGCCAGAAAG CACGTGTTTGAGGCTAGGCTCAGCTCTGTGGAGCGCCTCGGTACCTTTCCTCGTCTGTAGAACATACGGCCTCATCGGCTACATGAGACTAGCGGTGCAGGAGCATACAG TGATTGAATCTCACCCAGACAATGCGTTGGAGGACCTGAGGTTAGATCAGCCTTTTAGTGAATTGAAGAAACACATTCAGTCCTATGACCTTGACAAAATGGACAAGAAG GATCACAGTCACACACCATGGGTCATCATTGTTGCGAAATATCTGGAGAAATGGCTCAGTGAG CACAACTGCCAGCCGCCAAAAAATTACAATGAGAAAGAGGAATTCAGACAAATCATTCGGGAAG GGCTCCTGAAGAATGAGAACGGtttcccagaggatgaagaaaACTTTGAGGAAgctataaaaaatgtcaatacGGCTTTAAATCCAACCAAG ATTCATAGTGCTCTTGAAGACCTCTTCAACAGTGAGCAGTGTAACAACATCACCTCACAG actCCGACCTTCTGGGTGATGCTGCGAGCGGTCAAGGAGTTTGTTCACAGTGAAGGCAATGGAAGCCTCCCTGTGAGGGGAACCATTCCAGACATGATCGCAGATTCTCAGAAGTTTATCAACCTTCAAAATGT TTACAGGGAAAAGGCCCTGCAGGATGCAGCTGCTGTTTCGAAGCACGTAGAACGTCTGCTGCAGTCCGTTGCAAAG CCACCAGAGAGCATCTGTGAAAAGGACATCAAGCTATTCT GTAAGAATGCCTCCTTTCTGCGGGTGGTGCGCTGCAGATCTCTGGCTGAAGAATATAGTGTGGAGTCCGTGAATAAAGATGAAATCA CCTCGAGCATGGACAGTCCAGACAGCGAGATGGTCTTCTACCTCATGCTTCGCGCTGTTGATCGCTTCTATCAGCAGCACTCCCGCTACCCAG GAGTTTACAACTACCAAGTTGAGGATGACATCAGCAAACTGAAGCTGTGTGTAAACAGCCTTCTGCAGGAGTACAGCCTCAACGTCAATATCAAAGACGACTATATCCACGAGTT CTGTCGATATGGTGCAGCAGAGCCACACACAGTTGCAGCATTTTTGGGAG GATGTGCTGCTCAAGAGGCCATCAAGATTGTGAGCCACCAATTTGTGCCCTTTAGCAACACGTTCATTTACAACGCAATGTCACAGACCTCTGCCACCCTGAATTTGTAA